Proteins from a genomic interval of Anolis sagrei isolate rAnoSag1 chromosome 1, rAnoSag1.mat, whole genome shotgun sequence:
- the LOC132774650 gene encoding tetraspanin-6-like, whose product MLGKEVTNWETVVKICLWLTVLLYWISGVVLICIGVSIQVKLRDIFAVLNEGASVVPVVITIVGTFIIIISAFGAIAVLKRNSKMIKIFAGILLAHLITGIIAGAVAYTYREKLHQTLLKDVLETMDKYSEELQITKGVDSLQSQFQCCGAENYTDWLNTTFGSLSSSVPRSCCKVPVESCVTDLSQYPVGINQQGCVAKVKTWFGEHIVVIGGIRIFIGLVQLTGIVFCYLLLKILNENYESVE is encoded by the exons ATGCTGGGGAAAGAAGTTACTAATTGGGAGACAGTAGTTAAGATTTGTTTATGGCTAACTGTCTTACTTTATtgg ATTTCTGGAGTTGTGCTGATATGCATAGGAGTGTCTATCCAAGTGAAACTCCGTGATATCTTTGCTGTGTTGAATGAAGGTGCTTCTGTGGTCCCTGTGGTCATAACCATTGTCGGCACATTTATAATCATCATATCAGCCTTTGGAGCAATTGCTGTGCTTAAGCGCAActctaaaatgataaaaata TTCGCAGGCATATTACTGGCCCACTTGATTACTGGAATCATAGCTGGTGCTGTTGCATATACTTACAGAGAGAAG TTACATCAAACTTTATTGAAAGATGTCTTGGAGACCATGGACAAGTATAGTGAAGAACTACAGATCACCAAGGGTGTAGATAGCCTACAGAGTCAG TTCCAGTGTTGTGGTGCAGAGAATTATACTGACTGGCTAAACACCACATTCGGCTCTCTTTCTTCATCTGTCCCAAGAAGCTGCTGTAAAGTACCTGTGGAAAGCTGTGTCACAGATCTAAGTCAATATCCAGTAGGCATTAATCAGCAA GGATGTGTTGCAAAAGTGAAGACTTGGTTTGGAGAACACATTGTTGTAATTGGAGGAATTCGCATTTTTATTGGGCTGGTGCAG CTAACTGGGATCGTGTTTTGCTATCTGCTGCTGAAAATATTAAACGAGAACTATGAAAGTGTTGAATAA